One Sphingobacteruim zhuxiongii DNA window includes the following coding sequences:
- the atpA gene encoding F0F1 ATP synthase subunit alpha, producing MIEVRPDEVSAILREQLSGFKSEAELEEVGTVLQVGDGIARIYGLTKVQSGELVEFANGLQGIVMNLEEDNVGVVILGSSDEIKEGDTIKRTNRIASIKVGEGMLGRVVNTLGQPIDGKGPIAGETYEMPIERKAPGVIYRQPVTEPLQTGLKAIDAMIPIGRGQRELVIGDRQTGKTAVCIDTILNQKEFYEAGQPVFCIYVAIGQKNSTVANIVRTLEERGAMPYTVIVSASAADPAPMQFYAPMAGAAIGEFFRDTGRPALIVYDDLSKQAVAYREVSLLLKRPPGREAYPGDVFYLHSRLLERAAKINTSDAIARNMNDLPESIKHLVKGGGSLTALPIIETQAGDVSAYIPTNVISITDGQIFLESNLFNAGIRPAINVGISVSRVGGNAQIKSMKKVAGTLKLDQAQYRELEAFAKFGSDLDAATKAVLDKGVRNVEILKQGQYSPVSVEKQVAIIYAGTKGLLRAVPVNKVRQFEEEYLTQLEQRHPEVLSALKAGKFSDELTDVLEKVAKELSSKY from the coding sequence ATGATAGAGGTAAGACCAGATGAAGTTTCGGCAATTCTTAGAGAGCAATTGTCAGGCTTTAAGTCAGAGGCCGAATTAGAAGAAGTGGGTACCGTATTACAAGTAGGTGACGGTATTGCGCGTATTTACGGCTTAACAAAAGTTCAATCAGGAGAGTTGGTTGAATTTGCAAACGGACTACAAGGTATCGTGATGAACTTAGAAGAAGACAACGTTGGTGTTGTAATCTTAGGTTCTTCTGATGAAATTAAAGAAGGTGATACTATTAAACGTACAAACCGTATCGCATCTATTAAAGTAGGTGAAGGTATGTTAGGACGTGTAGTAAATACGTTAGGTCAGCCAATTGATGGTAAAGGACCTATCGCTGGAGAGACTTATGAGATGCCTATCGAGCGTAAAGCGCCAGGTGTTATTTACCGTCAGCCAGTAACTGAGCCATTACAAACAGGTCTTAAAGCAATTGATGCGATGATTCCTATTGGTCGTGGACAACGTGAGTTAGTAATCGGTGACCGTCAGACAGGTAAAACTGCGGTATGTATCGATACGATCTTAAATCAAAAAGAATTCTACGAAGCTGGTCAACCAGTATTCTGTATATATGTTGCTATAGGTCAAAAGAACTCTACAGTGGCAAACATCGTTCGTACACTGGAAGAAAGAGGTGCTATGCCTTATACAGTGATCGTTTCTGCTTCTGCAGCTGATCCTGCTCCAATGCAGTTCTACGCGCCAATGGCGGGTGCTGCAATCGGTGAGTTCTTCCGTGATACAGGTCGCCCTGCATTAATCGTTTATGATGATTTATCTAAACAAGCGGTGGCTTACCGTGAGGTGTCTTTATTATTAAAACGTCCTCCAGGTCGTGAAGCGTATCCAGGTGACGTATTTTACCTTCACTCTCGTTTATTAGAGCGTGCGGCTAAAATCAACACTTCTGATGCGATTGCACGTAACATGAACGATCTTCCTGAGTCTATTAAACACTTAGTAAAAGGTGGTGGTTCATTAACAGCCCTTCCAATCATTGAAACTCAAGCGGGTGACGTATCGGCATATATTCCAACTAACGTTATTTCCATTACTGATGGTCAGATTTTCTTGGAATCTAACTTATTCAACGCAGGTATTCGTCCAGCGATCAACGTAGGTATCTCGGTATCACGTGTTGGTGGTAACGCGCAGATTAAGTCCATGAAGAAAGTTGCTGGTACCTTGAAATTAGATCAAGCTCAATACCGTGAGTTAGAAGCATTCGCAAAATTCGGTTCGGATTTAGATGCTGCTACGAAAGCTGTATTGGATAAAGGTGTTCGTAACGTGGAGATCTTGAAACAAGGTCAATATTCACCAGTTTCAGTAGAAAAGCAAGTAGCGATTATTTACGCTGGTACAAAAGGTTTATTACGTGCTGTTCCTGTAAATAAAGTAAGACAATTCGAAGAAGAATACTTAACTCAATTGGAACAACGTCATCCAGAAGTATTGTCAGCATTAAAGGCTGGTAAATTTTCTGATGAGTTAACTGATGTATTAGAGAAGGTAGCTAAAGAATTATCTTCTAAGTATTAA
- a CDS encoding F0F1 ATP synthase subunit delta: MSVFKVASRYAKSLIDLSKEHNNLDEIKGDMEEIVSIIKSSTELQAVLKNPIIKADKKLAILNALFQGKVKPEIIGFFQIMVRKGRAELVYATAQEFIAEYNEVKGIVKAEVTSAAPLSDDNLQALRTAIAQQINKEVILSNKVDKSLIGGFVVRVGDKQVDASINGKLAKLERHFAGQI; encoded by the coding sequence ATGTCAGTTTTCAAAGTAGCTTCAAGATATGCCAAGTCATTAATTGATTTGTCAAAAGAGCATAACAACTTAGACGAGATTAAAGGCGACATGGAAGAAATCGTGTCGATTATTAAATCGAGTACAGAGTTGCAAGCTGTATTAAAAAACCCAATTATCAAAGCAGATAAGAAGTTGGCGATTTTGAATGCATTATTCCAAGGTAAGGTGAAGCCAGAGATTATTGGTTTCTTTCAAATCATGGTGAGAAAAGGACGTGCTGAATTGGTATATGCTACTGCTCAAGAGTTCATCGCTGAGTACAATGAGGTGAAAGGAATCGTGAAAGCAGAAGTAACTTCAGCAGCTCCATTATCCGACGATAATTTACAAGCTTTGCGTACGGCTATCGCACAACAAATCAATAAAGAAGTTATTCTATCTAATAAGGTTGATAAATCTTTAATTGGTGGTTTTGTAGTTCGTGTTGGTGATAAGCAAGTAGATGCAAGTATCAACGGTAAATTAGCAAAATTAGAAAGACATTTCGCTGGCCAAATTTAA
- a CDS encoding ATP-dependent Clp protease adaptor ClpS produces the protein MSVEVETEAFTLEEILAVTKESNRLILWNDDTNTFDHVIECLMYYLQYGEEEAARIAWTVHNKGKCAILEGTYTEMEVYRKILKSEGLTVSIE, from the coding sequence ATGAGCGTAGAGGTAGAAACCGAGGCATTTACACTTGAAGAGATACTAGCCGTAACGAAAGAATCGAATCGATTGATTTTATGGAATGACGATACCAATACATTTGATCACGTTATCGAATGTTTGATGTACTATCTTCAATATGGTGAGGAAGAAGCTGCTCGTATTGCTTGGACCGTTCACAACAAAGGTAAGTGTGCAATTCTTGAGGGAACTTATACTGAGATGGAGGTGTATCGTAAGATCTTAAAATCGGAAGGCCTTACCGTAAGTATTGAATAG
- a CDS encoding AtpZ/AtpI family protein, with product MKNENSNGKVNKWLVFTSMPFQMGVTIYAFYWVGSWLDGKYQVEGEWWMKGLTMLGVLVSMYQFIRQVNYINKNE from the coding sequence TTGAAAAACGAGAATTCAAACGGTAAAGTTAATAAATGGTTGGTTTTCACGAGTATGCCCTTTCAAATGGGAGTGACCATTTATGCATTTTATTGGGTGGGGTCATGGTTAGACGGGAAATATCAGGTAGAAGGGGAGTGGTGGATGAAGGGTTTGACGATGCTCGGCGTATTGGTTTCTATGTACCAATTTATTAGACAGGTAAACTATATCAATAAAAATGAATAA
- a CDS encoding sterol desaturase family protein: MAKKLYVSNSTESSRMFKNDFLESLTKVHFTVPLICWIPVIIYYVWKASVQGEMSSMDVFLHFIFGLAFWTFAEYVLHRWVFHFEPKSAWGQRIHFIFHGVHHDFPKDRLRLVMPLSASIPMAAIIYILFSVFLSEYILAAFFAGFLLGYLIYDESHYAMHHANFKSGFFKKIKDHHMLHHYSDPEKGFGVSSSIWDVFFNSGFPIKKPTKTEVKKQMTGETIDHS, from the coding sequence ATGGCGAAGAAGTTATACGTTTCTAATTCGACGGAATCATCGAGAATGTTCAAAAATGACTTTTTAGAGTCATTGACGAAGGTTCATTTTACAGTTCCCTTAATTTGCTGGATTCCAGTAATCATTTATTATGTTTGGAAGGCCTCTGTGCAAGGTGAGATGTCGTCCATGGATGTGTTTTTGCACTTTATTTTTGGATTAGCCTTTTGGACGTTCGCGGAATATGTGTTGCATCGCTGGGTATTTCATTTTGAACCTAAGTCTGCTTGGGGGCAACGCATTCATTTTATCTTTCATGGTGTTCACCATGATTTTCCCAAAGATCGTTTACGTTTAGTAATGCCGTTATCAGCTAGTATTCCAATGGCAGCGATTATTTATATTCTATTTAGTGTTTTCCTCTCAGAGTACATTTTGGCGGCATTTTTCGCTGGATTTCTACTGGGATATCTAATCTACGATGAGAGTCACTATGCCATGCATCATGCTAATTTTAAATCTGGATTCTTTAAAAAGATAAAAGATCATCATATGTTACATCACTACTCAGATCCTGAGAAAGGTTTTGGTGTGAGCTCTTCGATTTGGGATGTGTTCTTTAACTCTGGTTTTCCTATAAAGAAGCCGACAAAGACGGAAGTCAAAAAGCAGATGACAGGTGAAACAATAGATCATTCATAA
- the atpB gene encoding F0F1 ATP synthase subunit A — protein MVSLRRVLLFITVLFIAVSPFRSFAAEEAHGTEGKTKDQEIKEHIDHHLQDDYYWTFFSDAKAGKHYGIALPVILIDNGLHVFSAAEFEHGDKVVEKAGNYYKLYHGKIYKTDAAGTINYDDKHHATNAKPLDFSITKNVVGLMLTAVLLFVGFISLAKTYKNGANAIPKGFARVLEPLVLYVRDEMAVPNIGHRYKEFMPYLLSVFFLIFTLNLLGLTPLGFNVTGNISITLCLALFTFVITNFKANKDYWKHIFWMPGVPVPFKFVLAPIEVLGMFTKPFSLMLRLFANITAGHSVVMGLIAIVYLFQQQLTIPGSIGVSMLLTLILFFLELLVAFLQAFIFTMLSSLFIGMAVEEHAHH, from the coding sequence ATGGTGAGTCTTAGAAGAGTACTTTTATTTATCACAGTATTATTTATCGCTGTAAGCCCATTCCGCTCGTTCGCTGCTGAGGAAGCACATGGAACTGAGGGAAAAACAAAAGATCAAGAAATCAAAGAACACATTGATCATCACTTACAAGATGATTATTATTGGACGTTCTTCAGCGACGCGAAAGCTGGTAAACACTACGGTATCGCGCTTCCTGTTATTTTGATCGATAACGGACTCCATGTATTTTCAGCTGCAGAGTTTGAACATGGCGATAAAGTAGTGGAGAAGGCTGGTAATTATTACAAGCTTTACCACGGTAAAATCTACAAGACTGACGCAGCAGGTACCATCAACTATGATGATAAACACCATGCTACGAATGCTAAACCGTTAGACTTTTCGATTACTAAAAACGTCGTAGGTTTAATGTTAACTGCAGTGTTGTTATTCGTTGGATTTATCAGCTTAGCCAAAACGTATAAAAATGGTGCGAATGCAATCCCTAAAGGTTTTGCTCGTGTATTGGAACCATTAGTACTTTATGTGCGTGATGAAATGGCAGTTCCTAATATCGGACACCGTTATAAAGAATTTATGCCGTATTTACTTTCGGTATTCTTCTTAATCTTCACATTGAACTTATTAGGTTTAACTCCACTAGGTTTTAACGTTACTGGTAATATCTCAATCACATTGTGTTTAGCGTTATTCACTTTCGTTATTACAAACTTTAAAGCGAATAAAGATTATTGGAAACACATTTTCTGGATGCCAGGCGTTCCAGTTCCGTTTAAATTTGTGTTAGCGCCAATCGAGGTGTTAGGTATGTTTACTAAGCCGTTCTCGTTGATGCTTCGTTTATTCGCAAATATTACAGCGGGTCACTCTGTAGTAATGGGATTAATCGCAATCGTTTATTTATTCCAACAACAATTAACAATTCCAGGTAGTATTGGTGTTTCGATGTTATTAACATTGATTTTATTCTTCCTTGAATTATTGGTTGCATTTTTACAGGCGTTTATCTTCACCATGTTGTCATCGTTATTTATCGGTATGGCAGTTGAAGAACACGCTCATCACTAG
- the atpG gene encoding ATP synthase F1 subunit gamma — translation MANLKEVRNRITSVSSTQQITKAMKMVSAAKLKRATNAIVQLRPYANKLRDILAQVSASVEGNNSPYTQDRIPTKVMVIVVTSNRGLAGAFNANAIKTANNLIANKYADQFARGDVSIIAIGKRGHDFFSRRNFNVIGNHNELFNNLDFENVSKVTEYVMEQFKEGNIDRVEVVYNQFRNAAVQILTSEQILPLLPEEKNENVAELDYIIEPSKEKIIEELIPKAIKIQLFKAVLDSNASEHGARMTAMDKATENAGDLLRSLKLSYNQARQAAITTELTEIVSGAAALSNG, via the coding sequence ATGGCAAACTTAAAAGAAGTTAGAAATCGTATTACCTCAGTATCTTCGACTCAACAGATTACGAAAGCTATGAAAATGGTTTCGGCTGCGAAGTTGAAGCGTGCAACAAATGCTATCGTGCAATTACGTCCTTATGCAAATAAATTAAGAGATATTCTTGCGCAAGTTTCAGCATCTGTAGAAGGTAATAATTCGCCTTATACGCAAGACCGTATTCCGACTAAGGTGATGGTTATTGTGGTTACCTCAAATAGAGGTTTGGCTGGTGCATTCAATGCGAATGCGATTAAAACAGCCAACAATTTGATCGCTAATAAATATGCGGATCAATTTGCAAGAGGCGATGTTAGTATTATTGCTATCGGTAAGAGAGGTCATGATTTCTTTAGTAGACGTAACTTTAATGTAATTGGAAACCATAATGAATTGTTCAACAACTTAGATTTCGAAAATGTATCTAAAGTAACTGAATATGTTATGGAGCAGTTTAAAGAGGGAAATATTGACCGCGTAGAGGTTGTATATAACCAATTCCGTAATGCTGCTGTTCAGATTTTGACTTCAGAGCAGATATTACCTCTTTTGCCTGAGGAAAAGAATGAGAATGTTGCAGAATTAGATTACATTATCGAACCTTCGAAAGAGAAGATTATTGAGGAGTTAATTCCTAAAGCAATTAAGATTCAGCTTTTCAAGGCTGTATTAGATTCGAATGCTTCAGAACATGGTGCTCGTATGACTGCAATGGATAAAGCAACTGAAAACGCAGGTGATTTATTACGTTCATTGAAGTTATCTTACAACCAAGCTCGTCAGGCTGCTATTACAACCGAGTTAACAGAGATTGTTTCTGGTGCGGCAGCGCTTTCAAACGGATAA
- a CDS encoding F0F1 ATP synthase subunit B: protein MDALINQFSYGLFFWQLIILLIVIFILGKFAWKPIVNALEEREKGISDALASAEKAKLEMARLTNENESLLKQAREERDIILKEAKELKDKIVAEAKEAAQTEGGKIIEQAKREIEDQKQKALAEVKNQVSALSLDIARKVLSKEFEDQNKQEALVSDLLKDVKLN from the coding sequence ATGGACGCATTAATTAATCAGTTTTCCTACGGTCTGTTCTTCTGGCAATTGATCATCTTATTGATTGTTATCTTTATCTTGGGTAAATTTGCTTGGAAGCCTATTGTAAATGCTTTAGAGGAACGCGAGAAAGGTATTTCTGATGCTTTGGCATCTGCTGAGAAAGCGAAGTTAGAGATGGCGCGTTTAACAAACGAGAATGAATCTTTATTAAAGCAAGCTCGTGAAGAACGTGATATCATCTTGAAAGAAGCAAAGGAATTGAAAGATAAAATCGTTGCTGAAGCGAAAGAAGCAGCACAAACTGAAGGTGGTAAAATCATCGAGCAAGCAAAACGTGAGATCGAAGATCAAAAACAAAAAGCTTTAGCAGAGGTTAAAAATCAAGTGTCTGCATTATCTTTGGATATTGCGCGTAAAGTATTAAGCAAAGAGTTTGAAGATCAAAACAAGCAAGAAGCATTAGTTTCTGACTTGTTGAAGGATGTGAAATTAAACTAA
- the atpE gene encoding ATP synthase F0 subunit C: MIPNLVGAGLIVIGAGLGLGKIGGSAMEAIARQPEAASKIQTAMIIIGALVEGLAFGALILGK; this comes from the coding sequence ATGATCCCAAATTTAGTAGGTGCAGGTTTAATCGTAATTGGTGCAGGTTTAGGTTTAGGTAAAATCGGTGGTTCTGCAATGGAAGCTATCGCTCGTCAACCAGAAGCAGCATCAAAAATTCAAACTGCAATGATCATCATCGGTGCCCTTGTAGAAGGTTTAGCATTCGGTGCTTTAATCTTAGGTAAATAA
- a CDS encoding helix-turn-helix domain-containing protein, giving the protein MSQKFDTDNDIFAQAVAFVNQTQQPIFLTGKAGTGKTTFLKFIRENSYKKMAVTAPTGVAAMNAGGTTLHALFWLPFGVFIEDYPLQWGEADQFIYNKHRLFSTIKLTKQRRAILQELELLVIDEVSMVRADTLDAIDTILKSVRRDMRPFGGVQVLFIGDLYQLPPVVQDREWQVLKDYYQSMFFFDAKVFKQHPPIVIELQKIYRQQDDAFIRVLNSIRNNETTEAELEQLNSHFQADFVPEKDEQYITLTSHNRLAEQINQEKLMSLDTKLHQIKSLIKDDFGQSMFPADEMLSLRIGAQVMFIKNDTGEERRYYNGKIGTVKDINLDKHQVTVSFPNDEEDVTVKRETWENIRYSYNKGDDKIEEEVLGTFSQFPLRLAWAITIHKSQGLTFEKAIVDAGTSFAAGQVYVALSRLTGLDGLVLRSKISPFAIRTDLQVVSFMKQTAAMGDLDDILQKSRQNYLGQILLHSFRWHQLTDELEKLIEEYSEKKMEQKEEAIGVLTGIQKALKTQEQVANKFMTQLHGLLSKRDQIDYELICERSKAAVNWFLPTFEKDCLQALEEHLEAWKVKKRTKKYVTLLKGLLLDFKRKFEQLKHSLTIAEALTKSNDQVSEELLTWTKPKDDIPKESDVEKEQDTKAITLEMFQDGMEIAEIAEKRNMVAGTIYGHLIHFMGTDLEATDLVSEQELQKIVTLIEQNPEVTTLELKTMLGPSVDYPAIRIAQRHVEILAEKP; this is encoded by the coding sequence ATGTCTCAAAAATTTGATACTGATAACGATATCTTTGCTCAAGCCGTTGCCTTCGTCAATCAAACACAACAACCTATTTTCTTAACAGGGAAAGCGGGTACCGGTAAAACGACGTTCTTAAAGTTTATTCGGGAGAATAGTTATAAAAAAATGGCTGTCACTGCACCAACTGGTGTCGCGGCCATGAATGCCGGTGGAACGACATTACATGCTTTATTCTGGTTGCCTTTTGGGGTATTCATTGAAGATTATCCATTACAATGGGGGGAAGCCGACCAATTTATTTACAATAAGCATCGTTTATTTAGTACAATCAAACTTACCAAGCAACGTCGAGCAATTCTTCAGGAGTTGGAACTGCTTGTTATCGACGAAGTTTCCATGGTGCGTGCAGATACTTTAGATGCTATTGATACCATTTTAAAAAGTGTCCGACGGGATATGAGACCATTTGGTGGGGTTCAGGTGTTGTTTATTGGCGATTTATATCAATTGCCACCGGTCGTTCAAGACCGAGAATGGCAGGTATTGAAAGACTATTATCAGAGTATGTTTTTCTTCGACGCCAAAGTCTTCAAGCAACATCCGCCAATTGTTATTGAATTGCAAAAAATTTACCGCCAACAAGATGATGCCTTCATTCGTGTTTTAAACAGTATTCGCAATAACGAAACTACTGAAGCAGAATTGGAGCAGTTAAATTCACATTTTCAAGCGGATTTTGTGCCTGAAAAAGATGAACAATATATTACGTTAACCTCTCATAACAGACTAGCCGAGCAGATTAATCAAGAGAAGTTAATGAGCTTGGATACGAAACTGCATCAAATCAAATCGTTGATAAAAGATGATTTTGGGCAGTCGATGTTTCCGGCAGATGAAATGCTCAGTCTACGCATTGGCGCTCAAGTGATGTTCATCAAGAACGATACAGGAGAAGAGCGAAGATATTATAATGGGAAGATAGGAACCGTAAAGGATATTAATCTGGACAAACATCAAGTTACTGTTTCGTTTCCCAATGATGAGGAAGACGTGACAGTAAAACGGGAGACTTGGGAGAATATTCGATATTCTTACAATAAAGGGGATGATAAAATCGAAGAGGAGGTATTAGGGACGTTTTCCCAATTTCCACTGCGTTTGGCTTGGGCGATAACAATTCATAAAAGTCAGGGTTTGACTTTTGAGAAGGCGATTGTAGATGCTGGGACTTCCTTTGCTGCTGGACAGGTATATGTTGCGTTGAGTAGATTGACCGGACTAGATGGATTAGTATTGCGCTCTAAGATTAGTCCTTTCGCTATACGTACAGATCTACAAGTTGTCAGTTTTATGAAGCAAACGGCCGCTATGGGTGATCTTGACGATATTTTACAGAAAAGTAGACAGAACTATTTAGGTCAAATCTTACTACATAGTTTTCGCTGGCATCAATTAACCGACGAGTTGGAAAAGTTGATCGAAGAATATAGTGAGAAGAAGATGGAGCAGAAGGAAGAAGCTATCGGCGTTCTAACGGGAATACAAAAAGCTTTAAAAACACAGGAACAAGTAGCTAATAAATTTATGACTCAATTACATGGCTTGTTGAGTAAGCGAGATCAAATCGATTATGAATTGATTTGTGAGCGCTCGAAAGCTGCCGTTAATTGGTTTTTGCCAACCTTCGAGAAAGATTGTTTACAAGCTTTAGAGGAGCATTTGGAAGCCTGGAAAGTGAAGAAGCGAACGAAAAAATACGTTACATTGCTGAAAGGACTGTTGCTAGATTTCAAACGTAAGTTTGAACAATTGAAACATAGCTTAACGATTGCAGAAGCATTGACAAAATCGAACGATCAAGTTTCTGAGGAATTGCTGACTTGGACGAAGCCCAAAGATGATATTCCGAAAGAATCAGACGTTGAAAAGGAACAGGATACGAAAGCGATCACCTTGGAGATGTTTCAAGATGGGATGGAAATTGCTGAAATAGCCGAGAAACGCAATATGGTGGCTGGAACTATTTACGGACACCTCATTCATTTTATGGGCACTGACCTGGAAGCTACCGATCTCGTTAGTGAGCAGGAGCTTCAAAAAATTGTTACATTAATTGAACAAAATCCGGAGGTGACTACTTTAGAACTTAAGACAATGTTGGGGCCAAGCGTGGATTATCCCGCGATAAGAATTGCACAACGACATGTTGAAATATTGGCCGAGAAGCCCTAG
- a CDS encoding cupin domain-containing protein, with amino-acid sequence MAYIDKNDLFQEVETKLTEKGFTIERVDQNRPWGGFFVINEEQAQDFANAYFEGLDVQDLKISGKLSPKILIVGPNKRLSWQYHHRRAEIWRVIRGEVGVVTSPNDEEHELKILKEGETIRLSQGERHRLVGMESYGVVAEIWQHTDAANPSDEDDIVRVQDDFGRGE; translated from the coding sequence ATGGCATATATTGATAAAAATGATTTGTTCCAAGAGGTTGAAACAAAGTTAACCGAGAAAGGCTTTACGATTGAGCGTGTTGATCAAAACAGACCTTGGGGTGGCTTCTTTGTTATCAATGAGGAACAAGCTCAGGACTTCGCGAATGCATACTTTGAAGGCCTTGATGTTCAAGATTTAAAAATATCGGGCAAATTAAGTCCAAAGATTCTAATTGTTGGACCTAATAAACGCCTTTCATGGCAGTACCACCACAGACGTGCAGAGATCTGGCGCGTTATCCGTGGTGAGGTGGGTGTAGTAACCAGCCCGAATGATGAAGAGCATGAGCTAAAAATATTAAAAGAAGGAGAAACTATACGTTTAAGCCAAGGTGAAAGACATCGCTTGGTAGGTATGGAGTCATACGGTGTAGTTGCAGAAATCTGGCAACACACAGATGCAGCAAACCCTTCTGATGAGGACGATATCGTACGCGTACAAGACGATTTTGGACGCGGAGAATAA
- a CDS encoding 3-oxoacyl-ACP synthase III family protein: protein MFQSKIAGLGYYVPKNVYTNNDMTRFMETSDEWIQERTGIKERRFANRIGETTTSMAVEASKIAIERANTTAEEIDFIIFATLSPDYYFPGCGVLLQREMGMKEIGALDIRNQCSGFVYALSIADQFIKTGMYKNILVVGSEKHSFALDFSTRGRAVSVIFGDGAGAVVLQPTTEAGKGILSTHLHSDGADAEKLAMYYPGASSGCYLDEMPAWPEQELGGMLMTKEMLEDGSAFPYMDGQAVFKKAVVKFPEVIQEALAKNGLKSTDIDMLIPHQANLRISQFVQKTMGLPDEKVFNNIQKYGNTTAASVPIALCEAWEQGKIKEGDLVCLAAFGAGFTWGSALIRW from the coding sequence ATGTTTCAATCAAAAATAGCTGGACTAGGCTACTATGTCCCTAAGAATGTATATACCAATAATGATATGACACGTTTTATGGAGACCTCTGATGAATGGATCCAGGAACGTACGGGTATCAAAGAACGTCGATTTGCAAATCGAATTGGTGAAACAACGACAAGTATGGCAGTAGAGGCTTCTAAAATTGCAATAGAACGTGCCAATACCACTGCTGAAGAAATCGACTTTATCATTTTTGCAACATTATCACCCGATTATTACTTCCCTGGCTGTGGTGTATTATTACAACGCGAAATGGGAATGAAAGAAATAGGCGCACTGGACATTAGAAATCAGTGTTCCGGATTTGTATATGCCCTGTCTATTGCCGACCAGTTTATAAAAACTGGCATGTATAAGAATATACTAGTGGTAGGCTCTGAGAAGCATTCATTTGCTCTAGATTTTTCAACACGCGGCAGAGCGGTCTCCGTAATTTTTGGCGACGGCGCTGGTGCGGTAGTTCTACAACCTACAACGGAAGCAGGAAAAGGTATTCTAAGCACTCATCTACATTCCGATGGGGCTGATGCTGAAAAGTTAGCGATGTACTATCCTGGAGCTTCTTCGGGCTGTTATTTGGACGAAATGCCAGCATGGCCTGAGCAAGAGCTGGGCGGCATGTTAATGACCAAAGAAATGCTCGAAGACGGATCAGCATTTCCTTATATGGATGGCCAAGCCGTATTCAAAAAGGCTGTTGTGAAATTTCCAGAAGTTATTCAAGAGGCATTAGCTAAGAACGGATTAAAATCTACCGATATCGATATGCTCATACCACATCAAGCGAATTTGAGAATCTCTCAATTTGTTCAGAAGACAATGGGTCTACCCGATGAAAAGGTATTTAATAACATACAGAAATACGGTAATACGACCGCTGCCTCAGTACCCATTGCATTATGTGAAGCTTGGGAACAAGGGAAAATAAAAGAGGGAGACCTCGTTTGCCTTGCAGCATTCGGTGCAGGATTCACCTGGGGCTCAGCTTTGATCCGCTGGTAA